The Xenopus tropicalis strain Nigerian chromosome 2, UCB_Xtro_10.0, whole genome shotgun sequence genome window below encodes:
- the guca1a gene encoding guanylyl cyclase-activating protein 1 encodes MGNMDGKAVEELSATEIHQWYKKFMTECPSGQLTQHEFKQFFNLKNLSPASNQYIEQMFNTFDFNKDGYMDFMEYVAALSLVLKGKVEQKLKWYFKLYDVDGNGCIDRGELLNIIKAIRAINRCNEDMTAEEFTDMVFDKIDINGDGELSLEEFIEGVQRDEFLLNVLTRSLDLKHIVHMIQNDGQSIHTESTRQEIINGNIH; translated from the exons ATGGGGAACATGGATGGAAAGGCAGTAGAGGAACTAAGTGCCACAGAGATCCACCAATGGTACAAGAAGTTCATGACGGAATGTCCTTCTGGCCAGCTCACACAGCATGAGTTCAAGCAGTTTTTCAATCTTAAGAACTTGAGTCCAGCCTCCAATCAATACATCGAGCAAATGTTTAACACCTTTGATTTCAACAAG GATGGATATATGGATTTCATGGAATATGTAGCAGCTCTGAGTTTAGTGCTGAAAGGCAAGGTTGAGCAGAAGCTGAAGTGGTACTTTAAGCTTTATGATGTGGATGGAAACGGTTGCATCGATAGAGGAGAACTTCTAAATATAATCAAG GCTATAAGAGCCATAAACAGATGCAATGAGGATATGACAGCAGAGGAATTTACGGATATGGTTTTTGACAAAATTGACATCAATGGAGATG GTGAATTATCACTGGAAGAGTTTATAGAGGGAGTACAAAGAGATGAATTCCTTCTTAACGTGTTAACTCGCAGTCTGGACCTCAAACATATTGTCCACATGATCCAAAATGATGGTCAGAGTATTCATACAGAGTCAACCAGGCAGGAAATCATCAACGGAAATATACACTAA